A DNA window from Buttiauxella agrestis contains the following coding sequences:
- a CDS encoding class I SAM-dependent methyltransferase, translated as MTTQTHHDKVSQQFSSQAGAYLSSAVHASGRDLERLNARLADFPEAQLLDMGCGAGHASFIAASQVKDVVAYDLSEQMLSVVSEAAKTRNISNIKTQQGYAEALPFADESFDVVISRYSAHHWHDVGKALREVRRVLKPGGVVVFMDVMSPGHPVLDIWLQTVEALRDTSHVHNYSSGELLSMFNDAGLVTQNLLCDRLVLEFSSWIARMRTPAVMADAIRAYQQSASDEVQRYFDLQADGTFTSDIVMVEARKV; from the coding sequence ATGACAACACAAACTCACCATGACAAAGTCAGCCAACAATTTAGCTCTCAGGCAGGGGCATATCTGAGTAGCGCTGTACACGCTTCAGGAAGAGACCTGGAGCGCTTGAACGCGCGTCTGGCCGATTTCCCTGAGGCCCAACTGCTTGATATGGGATGTGGGGCAGGGCATGCGAGTTTTATTGCCGCGTCACAGGTGAAAGATGTTGTTGCTTACGATCTCTCTGAACAAATGCTGTCGGTGGTCAGTGAGGCCGCTAAAACTCGTAATATCTCCAATATAAAGACGCAGCAGGGTTATGCGGAAGCCTTACCATTTGCGGATGAATCATTTGATGTTGTGATCAGCCGTTATTCGGCTCATCACTGGCATGACGTTGGCAAAGCGTTACGGGAAGTAAGACGCGTATTGAAACCTGGCGGCGTGGTGGTGTTTATGGATGTTATGTCACCAGGTCATCCTGTTCTGGATATCTGGTTACAGACCGTTGAAGCTTTGAGGGATACTTCGCATGTTCATAACTATTCCAGTGGGGAGTTGCTGAGCATGTTTAACGACGCAGGTTTAGTGACACAGAACTTATTGTGCGACCGATTGGTTCTGGAATTTTCAAGTTGGATTGCACGTATGCGAACACCTGCGGTAATGGCTGATGCTATTCGCGCTTATCAACAAAGCGCATCAGACGAAGTACAACGCTATTTTGATCTGCAGGCTGACGGGACGTTTACCAGCGACATTGTGATGGTCGAAGCCAGGAAAGTCTGA
- a CDS encoding VasL domain-containing protein — translation MSDTKLIIKLGEDPRSLPEFSAIREEVNKANHPTHPEVNWRLVESLALTLFKSNGVDLHSATYYTLARTRINGLAGFCEGCELLAGLITAEWEHFWPQNYQARSDMLEWFNSRVGSILRQNPSLLTADTNLLLRTERTLQLICDKLQQVELKRIPRVENLLYFVQNIRKRVESDQLTLSTPAYSSPTLVYMPAQSDFTDAMNYAPPMTDSNPQSPKIEVHFPGSENTPRPCPPLTWRGFLSGAICSAMIATGLWWWHVLPMQQQITQVNDTPQGSATLWLASPGLEDYSTRLNQLLAASPLQPLDTGEHLIRTAQATWPESTQQQLASAKWQATLKSRSENSPSLRSYTQAQQDVHTFAALLVEREKNKEGMTLSYLKTVAYQVETLLKQETPLEILITQLEDAKRQHLDTQTLEKQIDERISALSSRYQLIRNLNAENEPTLPVYNKHQ, via the coding sequence ATGAGCGACACAAAATTGATCATCAAACTGGGTGAAGATCCACGTAGCTTGCCCGAGTTTAGCGCTATTCGGGAAGAGGTGAATAAAGCCAATCATCCCACTCACCCGGAAGTAAACTGGCGGCTCGTCGAATCTCTGGCCCTGACACTTTTTAAAAGCAATGGCGTTGACCTGCACAGCGCCACCTATTACACCCTGGCACGTACGAGGATTAACGGACTGGCGGGTTTTTGCGAAGGATGCGAATTACTGGCAGGGTTAATTACTGCGGAATGGGAACACTTTTGGCCTCAGAACTATCAGGCTCGCTCAGATATGCTGGAATGGTTTAATAGCCGTGTCGGTAGTATCTTGCGCCAGAACCCTTCCCTTCTCACCGCCGATACAAACCTTTTGCTGCGTACTGAAAGAACTCTGCAACTGATCTGCGATAAGCTTCAGCAGGTAGAATTAAAACGTATTCCTCGCGTCGAAAACCTGCTTTATTTCGTGCAGAACATCCGTAAGCGTGTGGAGAGTGATCAACTTACATTATCTACGCCAGCGTACTCATCACCTACATTGGTTTATATGCCCGCGCAGTCGGACTTTACGGATGCGATGAATTACGCACCACCCATGACAGATTCAAACCCTCAGTCACCGAAAATTGAAGTACATTTTCCAGGATCAGAAAATACACCCCGCCCATGTCCACCATTAACCTGGCGCGGTTTTCTATCAGGGGCCATCTGTAGCGCAATGATTGCAACCGGGCTGTGGTGGTGGCATGTGCTTCCTATGCAGCAACAAATAACTCAGGTAAATGACACCCCTCAAGGCAGTGCAACACTTTGGCTTGCCTCACCTGGTCTGGAAGATTATTCCACCCGACTGAACCAGTTACTTGCTGCCTCACCTCTACAACCCCTCGATACCGGTGAGCACCTCATACGTACCGCGCAGGCCACCTGGCCGGAAAGTACGCAACAACAGTTAGCCAGTGCGAAATGGCAAGCAACCCTAAAATCGCGCTCTGAAAATAGCCCATCCCTAAGAAGCTATACGCAGGCACAACAGGATGTGCATACATTTGCAGCCCTGCTCGTGGAGCGTGAAAAAAATAAAGAAGGTATGACTCTTTCGTATCTCAAAACAGTGGCTTACCAGGTTGAGACTTTATTGAAGCAGGAAACACCACTGGAGATTTTAATCACCCAATTAGAGGATGCGAAGAGACAACACCTGGACACACAAACACTAGAAAAGCAGATTGATGAACGAATAAGTGCCTTGTCGAGCCGTTACCAGTTAATTCGTAATTTAAATGCAGAAAATGAACCTACATTGCCTGTCTATAATAAACACCAGTAA
- a CDS encoding Hcp family type VI secretion system effector, translating into MANLIYLSLTGQKQGNISAGCCSLDSIGNKAQIAHLDQIMVYELSHAITRQQNANHNPVIITKPIDKSSPLLGKDISENEILTCDFDVHQTNRFWINELYYKIKLTKARLVDIHLMLPHSVHNNKGLPQEKMSLVYETITWEHITAGTSAYSLWTDRVY; encoded by the coding sequence ATGGCAAATTTAATCTATTTAAGTCTGACCGGACAAAAACAGGGAAACATCTCAGCAGGCTGCTGCTCTCTGGATTCAATAGGGAATAAGGCACAGATTGCGCATCTGGACCAGATAATGGTTTATGAGCTTTCACATGCTATTACGCGACAACAGAATGCAAACCATAATCCAGTAATAATCACAAAACCTATTGACAAATCATCACCTTTATTAGGGAAGGATATTTCTGAGAATGAGATATTGACTTGTGACTTTGATGTTCACCAGACTAACAGATTTTGGATAAATGAACTTTATTATAAAATAAAGCTCACCAAAGCAAGGCTGGTGGATATCCATCTTATGCTGCCTCATTCAGTTCACAATAACAAAGGCCTACCACAAGAAAAAATGTCACTGGTGTATGAAACAATAACCTGGGAGCATATTACTGCTGGAACGAGTGCTTATAGCTTGTGGACTGATCGAGTTTACTAA
- the mltD gene encoding murein transglycosylase D, whose protein sequence is MKAKAILLASVLLVGCQASKHDGNIQQHAQSLSAAGQGEAGKYTGKRWMDDGTYLADNQNLWNFIGDELKMGIPENTRIREQKQKYLKNKSYLHDVTLRAEPYMYWIAGQVKKRNMPMELVLLPIVESAFDPHATSSANAAGIWQIVPSTGRNYGLKQTKAYDARRDVVASTTAALDMMQRLNKMFDGDWLLTVAAYNSGEGRVLKAMKANKARGLPTDFWSLSLPRETKIYVPKMLALSDILKNSQKYGVRLPTTDESRALARVEVSDPVELTQVAEMAGIPLSTLKTFNAGVKTSTVGKNQRYVMVPKKHADQLKASLASGEIAAVQPTLVADNRISAGGSKSYRVRSGDTLSGIASRLGVSSKDLQSWNGIRGAHIKVGQTLSVKNGAQSLAKNDSITYKVRKGDSLSSIAKRHGVNIKDVLRWNDDTDNLKPGDQLTLFVSNNSTPDT, encoded by the coding sequence ATGAAGGCAAAAGCGATATTACTCGCCTCTGTCCTGCTAGTGGGGTGCCAGGCGTCGAAGCATGACGGCAACATCCAACAGCACGCACAGAGTCTGTCTGCAGCTGGTCAAGGTGAAGCAGGAAAGTACACAGGTAAGCGATGGATGGACGATGGGACATACCTCGCAGATAATCAAAACTTGTGGAACTTCATTGGCGACGAGCTAAAGATGGGGATACCGGAGAATACCCGGATCCGCGAACAGAAACAGAAGTACCTGAAGAATAAGAGCTATCTCCACGATGTAACATTACGGGCAGAGCCGTATATGTACTGGATTGCCGGGCAAGTTAAGAAACGCAACATGCCAATGGAACTAGTACTACTACCCATAGTGGAGAGCGCTTTTGACCCCCACGCTACCTCTTCTGCGAATGCCGCTGGCATCTGGCAGATTGTACCGAGTACGGGTCGAAATTATGGTTTAAAACAGACCAAAGCATACGATGCACGTCGTGATGTAGTGGCTTCGACCACTGCTGCTCTCGATATGATGCAGCGTCTGAACAAGATGTTTGACGGCGACTGGTTGTTAACCGTGGCGGCGTACAACAGCGGCGAAGGTCGTGTACTGAAGGCAATGAAAGCGAATAAAGCTCGTGGCTTACCTACGGATTTTTGGTCGCTTTCACTGCCACGGGAAACCAAGATTTACGTGCCAAAAATGCTGGCGTTGAGTGACATTCTCAAAAACAGCCAAAAATACGGTGTACGCCTGCCGACGACTGACGAAAGTCGTGCTTTAGCGCGAGTTGAAGTGAGTGATCCGGTGGAATTGACACAAGTGGCTGAAATGGCGGGAATACCATTAAGTACGCTTAAAACGTTCAACGCTGGGGTTAAAACCTCGACGGTTGGCAAAAATCAGCGTTATGTGATGGTGCCTAAAAAGCATGCCGATCAGCTGAAAGCCTCTTTGGCTTCCGGTGAAATTGCAGCAGTGCAGCCAACGCTTGTCGCGGATAACCGTATCAGCGCAGGTGGCAGCAAATCTTATCGTGTTCGCTCAGGTGATACCCTGTCGGGCATCGCTTCACGCTTAGGCGTTAGCTCAAAAGATTTGCAAAGCTGGAACGGCATACGTGGCGCGCATATCAAAGTTGGCCAAACACTCAGTGTCAAAAATGGCGCTCAGAGCTTAGCTAAGAACGATAGCATCACGTATAAGGTGCGCAAGGGTGACTCTTTGTCGAGTATCGCGAAACGTCACGGTGTAAATATCAAAGATGTTCTACGCTGGAACGATGATACGGACAATCTGAAACCTGGCGATCAGTTGACGCTGTTCGTGAGCAACAACTCTACACCTGATACATGA
- a CDS encoding endonuclease/exonuclease/phosphatase family protein, with product MRKNTYAMRYVAGQPAERILPPGSFATIGQALPPGEPLPSEASLKVLVWNIFKQQRAEWLSVLQNFGKDAHLVLLQEAQATPELVKFATSNYLAADQVPAFVLPQHPSGVMTLSAAHPVYCCPLREREPILRLSKSALVTVYPLPDGRLLMVVNIHAVNFSLGVDVYSKQLGPIGDQIGHHNGPIIMAGDFNAWSRPRMNALYRFAREMTLREVRFTDDHRRRAFGRPLDFVFYRGLNVTEASVLVTRASDHNPLLVEFRPGKPD from the coding sequence GTGCGCAAAAATACTTATGCCATGAGATATGTTGCCGGTCAGCCAGCAGAACGCATTCTGCCTCCTGGCTCCTTTGCAACTATTGGTCAGGCATTGCCACCCGGGGAACCTTTGCCGAGCGAGGCTTCCTTAAAAGTATTGGTATGGAATATTTTCAAGCAGCAACGGGCTGAGTGGCTTTCGGTGCTGCAAAATTTTGGTAAAGATGCTCACCTCGTCTTGTTGCAGGAAGCGCAAGCCACTCCTGAACTGGTAAAATTTGCGACCAGTAATTATCTGGCCGCAGATCAGGTTCCGGCGTTTGTATTGCCTCAACACCCCTCTGGCGTGATGACGTTGTCTGCCGCACATCCTGTCTACTGTTGCCCACTGCGCGAACGTGAACCGATTCTACGTTTGTCTAAATCCGCGTTAGTAACAGTTTACCCGCTGCCTGATGGCCGTTTATTAATGGTCGTGAATATTCATGCCGTGAATTTCAGCCTGGGTGTGGATGTTTACAGTAAGCAACTTGGGCCAATTGGTGATCAAATTGGCCATCATAATGGGCCGATTATTATGGCAGGCGATTTTAATGCCTGGAGTCGCCCTCGCATGAATGCACTCTACCGCTTTGCTCGCGAGATGACTCTGCGTGAGGTGCGCTTTACTGACGATCATCGCCGTCGGGCTTTTGGTCGCCCTCTCGATTTCGTGTTTTATCGTGGCTTAAATGTTACGGAAGCCTCTGTTCTGGTGACTCGCGCGTCTGACCACAACCCTCTACTAGTCGAATTCCGTCCCGGCAAACCTGATTGA
- the rnhA gene encoding ribonuclease HI produces the protein MVSVSRTICRVIGVLMSLVYVRLGSLITGSLPEMRKQVEIFTDGSCLGNPGPGGYGAILRYKQHEKIFSVGFRLTTNNRMEMMAAIVALEALVEPCDVVLSTDSQYVRQGITQWIHNWKKRGWKTADKKPVKNVDLWKRLDAALSEHKISWEWVKGHAGHPENERCDELAREAASNPTLEDVGYQPETKL, from the coding sequence GTGGTTTCAGTATCAAGGACTATCTGTCGTGTAATTGGTGTGCTCATGTCGCTCGTTTATGTCAGACTTGGTTCTTTAATCACAGGAAGTCTACCAGAGATGCGCAAACAGGTAGAAATTTTCACCGATGGCTCTTGCCTCGGTAATCCAGGCCCGGGCGGTTATGGCGCCATTTTACGATACAAACAACACGAAAAGATTTTCAGCGTTGGCTTTCGTTTAACGACAAATAATCGCATGGAAATGATGGCTGCGATCGTCGCACTTGAAGCGTTAGTCGAACCTTGCGACGTGGTGCTTAGCACTGATAGCCAATATGTTCGCCAGGGCATTACCCAATGGATTCATAACTGGAAAAAACGTGGCTGGAAAACCGCCGATAAAAAACCAGTAAAGAATGTCGATTTGTGGAAACGACTGGATGCCGCATTAAGCGAGCATAAAATCAGTTGGGAGTGGGTGAAGGGCCATGCCGGTCACCCCGAGAACGAACGTTGCGATGAACTTGCGCGTGAGGCGGCTTCTAATCCAACTCTTGAGGACGTGGGTTATCAACCAGAGACGAAGCTTTAG
- the gloB gene encoding hydroxyacylglutathione hydrolase, which yields MNLNSISAFQDNYIWVLNDEQGKCIIVDPGEAEPVLKALETNQWKPEAILLTHHHNDHVGGVKELLKKYPGLVVYGPEETQDKGTNRVVREGDKVNILEYEFSVIATPGHTLGHICFYCAPYLFCGDTLFSGGCGRLFEGTANNMFDSFQKLNKLPAETLICCAHEYTLSNMQFSLSILPNDDELNRYCRKVKELRAKNQSTLPGSLENERKINLFLRTHDVDLIDKIKEETNLQQPHQVFAWLRTKKDTF from the coding sequence ATGAATCTTAACAGTATTTCTGCATTCCAGGATAACTACATCTGGGTTCTGAACGACGAACAGGGTAAATGTATCATCGTCGATCCTGGTGAAGCTGAGCCTGTGCTTAAAGCGCTTGAAACCAATCAATGGAAACCAGAGGCAATTTTACTGACTCACCATCACAACGATCACGTTGGCGGCGTAAAAGAACTTCTGAAAAAGTATCCAGGCCTTGTGGTATATGGTCCCGAAGAGACACAAGATAAGGGAACGAACCGGGTAGTCAGAGAGGGTGATAAGGTCAATATTTTGGAGTATGAATTTAGCGTTATTGCTACTCCCGGTCACACTTTAGGACATATCTGTTTCTACTGTGCACCTTATCTATTTTGCGGCGACACTCTATTTTCTGGCGGCTGCGGCAGGCTTTTTGAAGGCACCGCTAACAATATGTTTGATTCTTTTCAAAAGCTTAACAAACTACCCGCAGAAACGTTAATTTGTTGTGCTCACGAGTACACACTTTCGAATATGCAGTTTTCCTTATCTATCCTTCCCAACGATGATGAGTTAAACCGTTACTGTCGAAAAGTTAAGGAGTTACGTGCAAAAAACCAATCAACGTTACCTGGTTCTTTGGAAAATGAACGCAAAATAAATTTATTCCTTAGAACTCATGATGTTGATTTAATTGATAAAATAAAAGAAGAAACAAACTTGCAACAACCACACCAGGTTTTCGCATGGTTACGGACAAAGAAAGATACATTCTGA
- a CDS encoding methyltransferase domain-containing protein — MKPARIPDNFISPHHWGELPWGEYYREALEVQLQPWLAKMFGFHLLKIGNLSTEINTEACAISHQVNVALQGERLQVNADPLYLPFAAKSVDACMLAHTLPWSQDPHGLLREADRVLIDDGWLILSSFNPVSLLGLGKTVPFLRKRTPYHCRMFTPMRMFDWLALLNFEVMHQRSFQVLPWSKQGGKMLSTHLPALGCMHVIVARKRTLPLTLNPMKSRKAKTQIRSAVGATRQFRETTKASSLVDNPRPQELD, encoded by the coding sequence ATGAAACCGGCAAGGATACCTGATAATTTCATTTCACCGCATCATTGGGGAGAGCTGCCCTGGGGCGAGTATTATCGCGAAGCTCTGGAAGTCCAACTTCAGCCCTGGCTTGCTAAGATGTTCGGTTTTCATCTTCTGAAGATTGGTAACTTAAGCACAGAAATTAACACCGAAGCATGCGCTATTTCACACCAGGTGAATGTCGCACTACAAGGCGAGCGGCTTCAGGTTAATGCCGATCCGCTGTATTTACCCTTTGCTGCTAAATCGGTCGATGCCTGTATGTTGGCTCATACATTACCCTGGAGCCAGGATCCGCACGGATTACTCCGAGAAGCGGATCGAGTATTGATTGATGACGGTTGGCTGATTTTGAGTAGCTTCAACCCGGTGAGTTTGCTCGGCTTGGGTAAAACTGTACCGTTTTTACGCAAACGCACACCGTATCATTGCCGAATGTTCACACCAATGAGGATGTTTGACTGGTTAGCGTTACTGAATTTTGAAGTGATGCACCAACGCAGTTTCCAGGTTTTACCCTGGAGTAAACAAGGTGGGAAGATGCTCAGCACCCACCTTCCTGCGTTGGGATGTATGCATGTCATTGTGGCACGTAAGCGCACATTACCGCTGACGCTCAATCCAATGAAAAGTCGGAAAGCGAAAACACAAATTCGGTCAGCGGTCGGGGCGACAAGGCAGTTTCGGGAGACAACTAAAGCTTCGTCTCTGGTTGATAACCCACGTCCTCAAGAGTTGGATTAG
- a CDS encoding DUF4225 domain-containing protein, with translation MEAWKEYLERNPDIKYHLDIDSDVERTNIETFLKKQNELIQVMNDVARKFIQWSIAKDHFVSENIAYSSEINAKINNGDMTVTEAIVAINNEILSLKKQGDELSRNDRRQVIIVKPILDDSKQRRKQENIDLVVAGIGFVAGGLQIASGAALIGSGVGIIPGTLLLANGVNNVIESGCFLLFRESCTGPIRFVYEGIGEIIGLNKQASDVIYTFVDIGISLNGLLAYKLTEEATRLYRYINADLLWGMKQMGMKIMSKKELILEVLGDANTVFGQYRAY, from the coding sequence ATGGAAGCATGGAAAGAATACCTAGAGAGAAACCCTGATATCAAATACCATCTTGATATAGATTCTGATGTTGAACGTACGAATATAGAAACATTTTTAAAAAAGCAAAATGAACTCATTCAGGTGATGAATGACGTTGCTCGTAAGTTTATACAATGGAGTATAGCAAAAGATCATTTTGTTAGCGAAAACATTGCTTATTCATCAGAGATAAATGCGAAAATTAATAATGGTGATATGACTGTCACTGAAGCAATAGTCGCTATTAATAATGAAATATTATCTTTGAAGAAACAAGGTGATGAGCTGAGCAGAAATGATCGCAGGCAAGTCATTATTGTTAAGCCAATTTTAGATGATTCGAAACAGAGGCGAAAGCAAGAAAATATTGATTTAGTGGTTGCTGGCATTGGTTTTGTTGCTGGTGGCTTGCAAATAGCATCTGGTGCTGCACTGATTGGTAGTGGCGTCGGGATAATTCCAGGTACATTATTACTTGCTAATGGAGTAAATAATGTCATAGAGAGTGGTTGCTTTTTACTTTTTCGCGAGAGTTGTACAGGTCCTATCAGGTTTGTCTACGAAGGCATTGGGGAGATAATTGGTCTGAATAAACAAGCATCTGATGTTATTTATACATTTGTTGATATTGGTATTTCCTTGAATGGATTACTTGCATACAAACTTACAGAGGAAGCAACACGGCTATATCGCTATATAAATGCTGACTTGCTTTGGGGGATGAAACAAATGGGTATGAAAATAATGTCAAAAAAGGAACTGATATTAGAAGTGTTAGGAGATGCAAACACAGTTTTTGGACAATATAGGGCATACTAG
- the dnaQ gene encoding DNA polymerase III subunit epsilon, with the protein MSTPITRQIVLDTETTGMNQIGAHYEGHRIIEIGAVEVINRRLTGNNFHVYLKPDRLVDPEAFGVHGIADEFLADKPTFDQVADSFMDYIRGAELVIHNASFDIGFMDYEFGKLKRDIPKTNTFCKVTDSLALARKMFPGKRNSLDALCNRYEIDNSKRTLHGALLDAQILADVYLMMTGGQTSLKFAMEGDVQQRTGDSGIQRVVRHGSGIRVIRASDVELEAHESRLDLVEKKGGSCLWRV; encoded by the coding sequence ATGAGCACACCAATTACACGACAGATAGTCCTTGATACTGAAACCACCGGTATGAACCAAATCGGTGCTCACTACGAAGGGCATCGCATTATTGAAATCGGTGCGGTTGAAGTGATTAACCGCCGGCTGACGGGTAATAACTTCCACGTTTACCTGAAGCCTGACAGGCTGGTGGACCCGGAAGCCTTTGGCGTTCACGGAATTGCCGATGAGTTTCTGGCCGACAAACCCACTTTTGATCAGGTTGCTGATTCGTTCATGGATTATATCCGCGGCGCAGAGCTGGTTATCCATAACGCGTCGTTTGATATTGGGTTTATGGACTATGAGTTCGGGAAGCTTAAACGCGATATCCCGAAAACCAATACCTTCTGCAAAGTTACCGATAGCCTGGCACTTGCTCGTAAAATGTTCCCGGGCAAGCGTAATAGCCTCGATGCACTTTGCAATCGTTATGAAATAGATAACAGCAAACGAACACTACACGGCGCATTGCTCGATGCCCAGATTCTGGCTGACGTCTATTTGATGATGACGGGCGGCCAAACCTCTTTGAAATTTGCCATGGAAGGGGACGTTCAGCAGCGTACCGGAGATAGCGGTATTCAGCGCGTTGTGCGCCATGGTTCAGGTATACGTGTCATTCGAGCCAGTGATGTGGAACTGGAAGCGCATGAATCGCGGCTTGATCTTGTGGAAAAGAAAGGCGGAAGTTGCCTGTGGCGGGTATAA